From Haloferax sp. Atlit-12N:
ACCGTGCTCGTCGTCGAATCTGGTCCGTCACATCAAGCGCATCCGCCACTCGCGGAACGAACTCGACTGGTGTGACGGGCTTCGCAGGCAGCCCGAGTTCTGTATTGAGTGCGTTGTACGCTGACCGGACGCGCGATTCAGCCACCCGTGCGAGTGGGACAAGTTCAGCGAGCGTTCGCGAGAGTCCTGCACATCGACAGGCGGCGTGGACACTCGCAGCCGCGACTGCTTCGATCGACCGCCCCGACAGCAAATCCGCCTGTTGAGCGGACCGGAAACATCGGCATGCTTGGTCACGCAAGCTGTCCGGGAGGTCAAGCGCGCCGGCAAGTCGCCGGACTTCGTCCAACCCGTGAGCCAACCGTCGCTCACGACTCGATTGATAGCGACTTCGACTGTGCTGGGTGCGGAGCCGGGAGAGTTGCTGTCGTCGCTCGCCCGGGATCGCTGTCCCGTTCGCGTCGACGTGTCGACCGATTTCGGTCGCGAGGCCATGGTCGTGCCGCGTCGGCGTTCGCGGCGCGCCCACTCGCTTGCGCTCCTCGCGCTCGAACGACCGCCACTCCGGGCCGTGGTCGATGCCGTGGCCGTCGAT
This genomic window contains:
- a CDS encoding transcription initiation factor IIB family protein; translated protein: MATRDVYERQFDESCGKSCGNASCPECGGQVITDAGERRCDSCGLIIDGHGIDHGPEWRSFEREERKRVGAPRTPTRHDHGLATEIGRHVDANGTAIPGERRQQLSRLRTQHSRSRYQSSRERRLAHGLDEVRRLAGALDLPDSLRDQACRCFRSAQQADLLSGRSIEAVAAASVHAACRCAGLSRTLAELVPLARVAESRVRSAYNALNTELGLPAKPVTPVEFVPRVADALDVTDQIRRRARSLAETSSDEWAHRGANPNAVAAACVYTAAAERDWPLTQARVAAVR